Proteins from one Burkholderia oklahomensis C6786 genomic window:
- a CDS encoding transcriptional regulator GcvA: protein MNLRQLPMLNALRVFEAAARHESFSRAADELSVTHGAVSHQMRALEAELGVPLFVRHGKRLTLTDAGGRYAQQVRAALTLIADATRDIRASDRDKRLIVSTLPSFAARWITPRIGPFIERHPEIDLELRASDALVDFARDDVDVAIRFGYGVYPGLYVEPLLDETFFPVCAPTLNGGVLPETPADLARYPLLRSDDELWRPWFDAAGLDTLTEPKRGVLYQDSSNLLQAAIDGQGIALVRRSLAVPELAAGRIVRLFDIAGPSPWHYFFVCPPSLAQTPRVQAFRTWLLEEIARFNAVCATLEAQHAAAGAAARARRER, encoded by the coding sequence ATGAACCTCCGTCAACTGCCCATGCTGAACGCGCTGCGCGTGTTCGAAGCCGCCGCGCGGCACGAGAGCTTCTCGCGCGCGGCGGACGAGCTGTCCGTCACGCACGGCGCGGTCAGCCATCAGATGCGCGCGCTCGAGGCCGAGCTCGGCGTGCCGCTGTTCGTGCGCCACGGCAAGCGGCTCACGCTGACGGACGCGGGCGGCCGCTACGCGCAGCAGGTCCGCGCCGCGCTGACGCTCATCGCCGACGCGACCCGCGACATCCGCGCAAGCGACCGCGACAAGCGGCTCATCGTGTCGACGCTGCCGTCGTTCGCCGCGCGCTGGATCACGCCGCGAATCGGCCCGTTCATCGAGCGGCATCCGGAAATCGATCTCGAATTGCGGGCGAGCGACGCGCTCGTCGATTTCGCGCGCGACGACGTCGACGTCGCGATCCGCTTCGGCTACGGCGTCTATCCGGGGCTGTACGTCGAGCCGCTCCTCGACGAGACGTTCTTCCCCGTCTGCGCGCCGACGCTCAACGGCGGCGTGCTGCCCGAGACGCCCGCCGATCTCGCCCGCTATCCGCTGCTGCGCTCGGACGACGAGCTGTGGCGCCCGTGGTTCGACGCGGCGGGCCTCGACACGTTGACCGAGCCGAAGCGCGGCGTGCTGTATCAGGATTCGTCGAATCTGCTGCAGGCGGCGATCGACGGTCAGGGAATCGCGCTCGTGCGGCGCTCGCTCGCGGTGCCGGAGCTTGCGGCGGGCAGGATCGTGCGGCTCTTCGACATCGCGGGGCCGAGCCCGTGGCACTACTTCTTCGTGTGCCCGCCGTCGCTCGCTCAGACGCCGCGCGTGCAGGCGTTCCGGACCTGGCTGCTGGAGGAGATCGCGCGCTTCAACGCGGTGTGCGCGACGCTGGAGGCGCAGCACGCGGCGGCCGGTGCGGCCGCGCGTGCGCGAAGGGAAAGATGA
- the ggt gene encoding gamma-glutamyltransferase, with protein sequence MIDRIRPHSPHGWAGAIAAALFAVAAAGCANAPGSDARNAAASATPASAAAKASATSAAESPVAPAELSSWVDKPGWTAQRDMIAAAHPLAAQAGQEMLKAGGTAVDAAIAAQMVLMLVEPQASGIGGGAFLLHADGKTVEAYDGRETAPAAATDRLFHGADGKPLPPSALGARAVGVPGVLRMLELAHRAHGKLPWRRLFQPAIRLAEQGFPLGPRLAAMIANDPSLASDPAARAYFYDRNGAPKPAGTTLKNPQLAATLRLVAAHGANAFYTGAIARDIVAKVRQAPNPGVLSVQDLAQYRAKVREPLCADYRKWTVCGMPPPSAGGLVVAQMLGLLEAQPDWRQIGAQKPVRNATGLEPTPFAAHLFSEAGRLAYADRAQYVADPDFVAPPGGSWKRLVERRYVAERARLIGDASAGEASAGSPSGLPPASAADRGAEPPSGSQITVVDRYGNAVSMTSTLDERFGSRLMVRGFLLNSQLLDFSPASAEHGKPVANRVQPGKRARSTLAPALVFEKGSSRLMMALGSAGGASVANYVAKTLVGMTDWGMTIQQAIALPNFGSRNGPTELEKGRVSDALADALKERGHDVRVVELGSSLQGIQRINVEGRPVWFGGSDPRRDGVVAGD encoded by the coding sequence ATGATCGACCGGATTCGTCCGCACTCGCCCCACGGGTGGGCAGGCGCGATCGCCGCCGCCCTCTTCGCCGTCGCCGCCGCCGGATGCGCGAACGCGCCCGGCTCGGACGCGCGGAACGCCGCCGCATCGGCCACGCCGGCGTCGGCAGCCGCGAAGGCTTCCGCAACGTCGGCCGCGGAATCGCCGGTCGCGCCCGCCGAGCTGTCGAGCTGGGTCGACAAGCCGGGCTGGACCGCGCAGCGCGACATGATCGCGGCCGCGCATCCGCTCGCCGCGCAGGCGGGCCAGGAGATGCTGAAGGCGGGCGGCACGGCCGTCGATGCGGCGATCGCCGCGCAGATGGTGCTGATGCTCGTCGAGCCGCAGGCGTCGGGCATCGGCGGCGGCGCGTTCCTGCTGCACGCGGACGGCAAGACGGTCGAGGCGTACGACGGCCGCGAAACCGCGCCCGCCGCCGCCACCGACCGCCTGTTCCACGGCGCCGACGGCAAGCCGCTGCCGCCTTCGGCGCTCGGGGCGCGCGCGGTCGGCGTGCCGGGCGTGCTGCGGATGCTCGAGCTCGCGCATCGCGCGCACGGCAAGCTGCCGTGGCGGCGTCTGTTCCAGCCCGCGATCCGGCTCGCCGAGCAAGGCTTCCCGCTCGGCCCGCGACTCGCGGCGATGATCGCGAACGATCCGTCGCTGGCAAGCGATCCGGCCGCGCGCGCGTACTTCTACGACAGGAACGGCGCGCCTAAGCCGGCCGGCACGACGCTGAAGAACCCGCAGCTGGCGGCGACGCTCAGGCTCGTCGCCGCGCACGGCGCGAACGCGTTCTATACCGGCGCGATCGCGCGCGACATCGTCGCGAAAGTCCGCCAGGCGCCGAATCCGGGCGTGCTGAGCGTGCAGGATCTCGCGCAATACCGCGCGAAGGTGCGCGAGCCGCTGTGCGCCGACTATCGCAAATGGACCGTGTGCGGGATGCCGCCGCCGTCGGCGGGCGGGCTCGTCGTCGCGCAGATGCTCGGCCTGCTCGAAGCGCAGCCGGACTGGCGGCAGATCGGCGCACAAAAGCCGGTGCGCAATGCGACGGGCCTCGAGCCGACGCCGTTCGCCGCGCATCTGTTCAGCGAGGCGGGCCGCCTCGCGTACGCGGACCGCGCGCAGTACGTCGCCGATCCCGATTTCGTCGCGCCGCCGGGCGGCAGCTGGAAGCGCCTCGTCGAGCGGCGCTACGTCGCCGAACGCGCGCGCCTGATCGGCGATGCGAGCGCGGGCGAAGCGAGCGCCGGCTCGCCGTCCGGCCTGCCGCCCGCGTCCGCCGCCGATCGCGGCGCGGAGCCGCCGTCGGGATCGCAGATCACCGTCGTCGATCGCTACGGCAATGCGGTGTCGATGACGTCGACGCTCGACGAGCGCTTCGGCTCGCGGCTGATGGTGCGCGGCTTCCTGCTCAACAGCCAGCTGCTCGATTTCTCGCCCGCGTCGGCCGAGCACGGCAAGCCGGTCGCGAACCGCGTGCAGCCGGGCAAGCGCGCGCGCTCGACGCTCGCGCCCGCGCTCGTGTTCGAGAAGGGCTCGTCGCGGCTGATGATGGCGCTCGGCTCGGCGGGCGGCGCGTCGGTTGCGAACTATGTCGCGAAGACGCTCGTCGGCATGACCGATTGGGGCATGACGATCCAGCAGGCGATCGCGCTGCCGAACTTCGGCTCGCGCAACGGGCCGACCGAGCTCGAGAAGGGACGCGTGTCCGATGCGCTCGCCGATGCGCTGAAGGAGCGCGGACACGACGTGCGTGTCGTCGAGCTGGGGTCGAGCCTGCAAGGGATTCAGCGGATCAACGTCGAGGGGCGGCCGGTTTGGTTCGGCGGATCGGATCCGCGGCGCGACGGCGTCGTGGCGGGAGATTGA
- a CDS encoding YbeD family protein, whose amino-acid sequence MTESNKTVELTGEIATPKETLLEFPCDFPIKVMGRAHPEFKDTIFKVVSVHDNEIDLEKIEERASSGGNYTGLTITVRATSQEQLDNIYRALTGHPMVKVVL is encoded by the coding sequence ATGACCGAATCAAACAAGACCGTCGAGCTGACGGGCGAAATCGCGACGCCGAAGGAAACGCTGCTCGAATTTCCGTGCGACTTCCCGATCAAGGTGATGGGGCGCGCGCATCCGGAGTTCAAGGACACGATCTTCAAGGTCGTGAGCGTGCACGACAACGAGATCGATCTCGAGAAGATCGAAGAGCGTGCGTCGAGCGGCGGCAACTACACGGGTCTCACGATCACCGTGCGGGCGACGAGCCAGGAGCAGCTCGACAACATCTACCGGGCGCTGACCGGCCATCCGATGGTCAAGGTCGTCCTCTGA
- a CDS encoding D-amino acid aminotransferase, with the protein MSQADIEPTVYLSVASREALVPLSEARVPVLDRGFIFGDGVYEVVPIYADGARRAPFRIAQHLARLARSLKKIGIDDPHDEAGWRALVARVVDANAAVLGGGQHAIVYIQVTRGVAKRGHAFPANAVPTVFAMASPLSLPTDAQRAQGVRCVTAEDRRWLHCDIKSVSLLGNVLMAQHAAEHDAVETIQLRDGNVTEGSSSNVWIVKNGELIAPPRSNRILEGIRYALVEELAEACGIRFVARDVNEAELRAADEILLTSATKEILPVTLLDDLPVQGGRPGPVFEALYAAYQRAKAHEMESV; encoded by the coding sequence ATGAGCCAAGCCGATATCGAACCGACCGTCTACCTGAGCGTCGCGTCGCGGGAAGCGCTGGTGCCGCTGTCCGAAGCGCGCGTGCCGGTGCTCGACCGCGGCTTCATCTTCGGCGACGGCGTGTACGAAGTCGTGCCGATCTACGCCGACGGCGCGCGCCGCGCGCCGTTCCGGATCGCGCAGCATCTCGCGCGTCTCGCGCGCAGCCTGAAGAAGATCGGCATCGACGATCCGCACGACGAAGCGGGCTGGCGCGCGCTCGTCGCGCGCGTCGTCGACGCGAACGCGGCGGTGCTCGGCGGCGGCCAGCACGCGATCGTCTACATCCAGGTGACGCGCGGCGTCGCGAAGCGCGGCCACGCGTTTCCGGCGAACGCGGTGCCGACGGTGTTCGCGATGGCGAGCCCGCTGTCGCTGCCGACCGACGCGCAGCGCGCGCAGGGCGTGCGCTGCGTGACGGCCGAAGACCGCCGGTGGCTGCATTGCGACATCAAGTCGGTGTCGCTGCTCGGCAACGTGCTGATGGCGCAGCATGCGGCGGAGCACGACGCGGTCGAGACGATCCAGCTGCGCGACGGCAACGTGACGGAAGGCTCGTCGTCGAACGTGTGGATCGTGAAGAACGGCGAGCTGATCGCGCCGCCGCGCAGCAACAGGATTCTCGAAGGGATCCGCTACGCGCTCGTCGAGGAGCTCGCGGAGGCGTGCGGCATCCGCTTCGTCGCGCGCGACGTCAACGAAGCGGAGCTGCGCGCGGCCGACGAGATCCTGCTCACGTCGGCGACGAAGGAAATCCTGCCCGTGACCCTGCTCGACGACCTGCCCGTGCAGGGCGGCCGGCCGGGCCCGGTGTTCGAGGCGCTGTACGCCGCGTACCAGCGGGCGAAGGCGCACGAGATGGAAAGCGTCTGA
- a CDS encoding acyl-CoA dehydrogenase family protein yields the protein MDLNFTAEEEAFRAQVQRFLADRLPPRISRKVKGGLRLTRDDMREWHAILDEQGWLASHWPREWGGPGWSVAQKFLFDNECALAGAPRIVPFGVNMLGPVLIKYGSEAQKRRWLPRILDGTDWWCQGYSEPGAGSDLASVKTSAVRGVDAQGDHYVVNGQKTWTTLGHYANMIFCLVRTATDVRKQEGISFLLVDMNSPGVEVRPIVTLDGEHEVNEVFFTDVRVPVENRVGEENRGWTYAKYLLTYERTNIAGVGFSVAALEKLRAVAAKVRKNGRPLADDPLFAARLARVEIELDNMKTTNLRVLAAVAGGGAPGAESSMLKIRGTQIRQEISSLMRRAMGPYAQPFADEALDAGDDGEPLGGLPEAASAATQYFNNRKLSIFGGSNEIQKSIISKMILGL from the coding sequence ATGGATCTGAATTTCACCGCAGAAGAGGAAGCGTTCCGCGCGCAAGTGCAGCGCTTTCTCGCCGACAGGCTGCCGCCGCGCATCTCGCGCAAGGTGAAGGGCGGCTTGCGGCTCACGCGCGACGACATGCGCGAATGGCACGCGATCCTCGACGAACAGGGCTGGCTCGCGAGCCACTGGCCGCGCGAGTGGGGCGGCCCCGGCTGGAGCGTCGCGCAGAAGTTCCTGTTCGACAACGAGTGCGCGCTCGCGGGCGCGCCGCGCATCGTGCCGTTCGGCGTGAACATGCTCGGCCCGGTGCTGATCAAGTACGGCAGCGAAGCGCAGAAGCGCCGCTGGCTGCCGCGCATCCTCGACGGCACCGACTGGTGGTGCCAGGGCTACTCGGAGCCGGGCGCGGGCTCCGATCTCGCGTCGGTGAAAACGAGCGCGGTGCGGGGTGTCGACGCGCAGGGCGATCACTACGTCGTCAACGGCCAGAAGACGTGGACGACGCTCGGCCACTACGCGAACATGATCTTCTGTCTCGTGCGCACCGCGACCGACGTGCGCAAGCAGGAAGGGATCAGCTTCCTGCTCGTCGACATGAATTCGCCCGGCGTCGAAGTCCGCCCGATCGTCACGCTAGACGGCGAGCATGAAGTGAACGAGGTCTTCTTCACCGACGTGCGCGTGCCCGTCGAGAACCGGGTCGGCGAAGAGAACCGCGGCTGGACCTACGCGAAATACCTGCTCACGTACGAGCGCACGAACATCGCGGGCGTCGGCTTCTCGGTCGCGGCGCTCGAGAAGCTGCGCGCGGTCGCGGCGAAGGTGAGGAAGAACGGCCGGCCGCTCGCCGACGATCCGCTCTTCGCCGCACGGCTCGCGCGCGTCGAGATCGAGCTCGACAACATGAAGACGACGAACCTGCGCGTGCTCGCGGCCGTCGCGGGCGGCGGCGCGCCGGGCGCCGAGAGCTCGATGCTGAAGATACGCGGCACGCAGATCCGCCAGGAGATTTCGTCGCTGATGCGGCGCGCGATGGGGCCGTATGCGCAGCCGTTCGCCGACGAAGCGCTCGACGCCGGCGATGACGGCGAGCCGCTCGGCGGCCTGCCCGAAGCGGCGAGCGCGGCGACGCAGTACTTCAACAATCGCAAGCTGTCGATCTTCGGCGGCTCGAACGAAATCCAGAAGAGCATCATCTCGAAGATGATCCTCGGGTTGTAG
- the lipB gene encoding lipoyl(octanoyl) transferase LipB, with protein sequence MSASPVSIVPPASAAPTAPDAAASASSCPPFALPVTVRWLGETPYEACFDAMRAFTDARTPDTGDEIWVVEHPPVYTLGQAGNPSHLLVADSGVPLVKVDRGGQITYHGPGQIVAYLLVDLRRRKLMVRTLVTRIEEAVIETLAAYNLASVRKAGAPGIYVESGLHRGAKIAALGLKIRNGCSYHGLSVNVKMDLRPFLAINPCGYAGLETIDMASLGATADWHEVARTLVRRLIANLDGATAAAALPQQALEQSND encoded by the coding sequence ATGTCAGCCTCGCCGGTTTCCATCGTGCCTCCCGCTTCCGCCGCGCCCACCGCGCCCGACGCCGCCGCGTCGGCTTCCTCGTGTCCGCCCTTCGCGCTGCCCGTCACGGTTCGCTGGCTCGGCGAGACGCCTTACGAAGCGTGCTTCGACGCGATGCGGGCGTTCACCGACGCGCGCACGCCGGACACCGGCGACGAGATCTGGGTCGTCGAGCATCCGCCCGTCTACACGCTCGGCCAGGCCGGCAATCCGTCGCATCTGCTCGTCGCCGACAGCGGCGTGCCGCTCGTGAAGGTCGACCGCGGCGGGCAAATCACCTATCACGGACCGGGGCAAATCGTCGCCTATCTGCTCGTCGACTTGAGGCGGCGCAAGCTGATGGTGCGCACGCTCGTCACGCGGATCGAGGAGGCCGTGATCGAGACGCTCGCGGCGTATAATCTCGCGTCGGTCCGCAAGGCCGGCGCGCCCGGAATCTACGTGGAATCGGGGCTGCATCGCGGCGCGAAGATCGCCGCGCTGGGACTCAAGATCCGCAACGGCTGCAGCTATCACGGTCTGAGCGTCAACGTGAAGATGGATCTGCGCCCGTTTCTCGCGATCAACCCGTGCGGTTACGCGGGACTCGAAACGATCGACATGGCGAGCCTCGGCGCGACCGCCGACTGGCACGAAGTCGCACGGACGCTCGTGCGCCGTCTGATCGCCAACCTCGACGGCGCAACCGCGGCCGCCGCATTGCCGCAGCAGGCACTGGAACAATCGAATGACTGA
- a CDS encoding DUF2917 domain-containing protein, whose amino-acid sequence MREISSSITFEIQPGETVPMKVARSTRLNVRGASVWATRSNDVHDYFLSPGETLKLRRGERLWLSADGETSACVSFSVAVPPQQAAVSGIVRFATRFAARFRDGWRTV is encoded by the coding sequence ATGAGAGAGATTTCTTCAAGCATCACGTTCGAGATCCAGCCCGGCGAAACCGTGCCGATGAAGGTGGCGCGCAGCACGCGGCTTAACGTGCGCGGCGCGTCGGTGTGGGCGACCCGCAGCAACGACGTCCACGATTATTTCCTGTCGCCGGGCGAGACGCTGAAGCTGCGGCGCGGCGAGCGGCTGTGGCTGAGCGCCGACGGCGAGACGAGCGCGTGCGTGTCGTTCTCGGTCGCCGTGCCGCCGCAGCAGGCGGCCGTGTCCGGCATCGTGCGGTTCGCGACGCGGTTCGCCGCGCGCTTTCGCGACGGGTGGCGCACCGTCTGA
- a CDS encoding LysR family transcriptional regulator yields the protein MDLNALTLLVDILDAGNLSKAAQRLKMSRANVSYRLNQLEKSIGLQLVRRTTRRIEPTEIGLRLYEHGRRIQNELFAAREAVTTLGQDLQGRVRLSVPSGYGQLVMSNWLIAFKRLYPGIVLDVVFENRVEDLMRDEVDIAVRVMSEPPQNLVARDMGAVRYVACASPGFAATHGMPTELDQLFDAPVITATVVGRQLRVAAYLGDERHEVLLEPTLISENFLFLRQSILAGLGVGIVPDYVVHDDVRRGAVVTTLDAYRLSIFGTHMYMLYMPNRHHTRATSTFIEFVLEEARNAGRGG from the coding sequence ATGGATCTGAATGCGCTCACGCTGCTCGTCGACATCCTCGACGCAGGCAATCTCAGCAAGGCGGCGCAGCGGCTCAAGATGAGCCGCGCGAACGTCAGCTACCGGCTCAACCAGTTGGAGAAATCGATCGGGCTGCAACTCGTGCGGCGCACGACGCGGCGCATCGAGCCGACCGAGATCGGGCTGCGGCTCTACGAGCACGGCCGGCGGATCCAGAACGAACTGTTCGCCGCGCGCGAGGCGGTGACGACGCTCGGCCAGGACCTGCAGGGCCGCGTGCGGCTGTCGGTGCCGAGCGGCTACGGGCAGCTCGTGATGTCGAACTGGCTGATCGCGTTCAAGCGGCTCTATCCGGGCATCGTGCTCGACGTCGTGTTCGAGAACCGCGTCGAGGATCTGATGCGCGACGAAGTCGACATCGCGGTGCGCGTGATGTCCGAGCCGCCGCAGAACCTCGTCGCGCGCGACATGGGCGCGGTGCGCTACGTCGCGTGCGCGTCGCCCGGCTTCGCCGCGACGCACGGGATGCCGACCGAGCTCGATCAGCTGTTCGACGCGCCCGTGATCACGGCGACGGTCGTCGGCCGGCAGTTGCGCGTCGCCGCGTATCTCGGCGACGAACGGCACGAGGTGCTGCTCGAGCCGACGCTCATCTCCGAGAACTTCCTGTTCCTGCGCCAGTCGATCCTCGCCGGGCTCGGCGTCGGCATCGTGCCGGACTACGTCGTGCACGACGACGTGCGGCGCGGCGCCGTCGTCACGACGCTCGACGCGTACCGGCTCAGCATCTTCGGCACGCACATGTACATGCTGTACATGCCGAACCGGCACCACACGCGCGCGACGTCGACGTTCATCGAATTCGTGCTCGAGGAGGCGAGGAACGCCGGACGCGGCGGGTGA
- the lipA gene encoding lipoyl synthase, whose product MTDLTATPAPAEPAASAYDPTAKQKAQAKTARIPIKIVPIEKLKKPEWIRVKAATGSSRFSEIKTILREHNLHTVCEEASCPNIGECFGKGTATFMIMGDKCTRRCPFCDVGHGRPDPLDADEPKNLARTIAALKLKYVVITSVDRDDLRDGGAGHFVECIREVREQSPQTRIEILTPDFRGRLDRALAILNAAPPDVMNHNLETVPRLYKEARPGSDYAHSLKLLKDFKALHPDVATKSGLMVGLGETPEEILQVMRDLRAHDVDMLTIGQYLQPSEHHLPVREYVHPDTFRMYEDEAYKMGFTHAAVGAMVRSSYHADLQAHGAGVV is encoded by the coding sequence ATGACTGACCTTACCGCTACCCCCGCACCCGCCGAGCCGGCCGCGTCCGCGTACGATCCGACCGCCAAGCAGAAGGCGCAGGCGAAGACCGCGCGCATTCCGATCAAGATCGTTCCGATCGAGAAGCTCAAGAAGCCCGAATGGATCCGCGTGAAGGCGGCCACGGGCAGCTCGCGCTTTTCCGAGATCAAGACGATCCTGCGCGAGCACAATCTGCACACGGTGTGCGAGGAAGCGAGCTGTCCGAACATCGGCGAGTGCTTCGGCAAGGGCACCGCGACGTTCATGATCATGGGCGACAAGTGCACGCGCCGCTGCCCGTTCTGCGACGTCGGCCACGGCCGGCCCGATCCGCTCGATGCGGACGAGCCGAAGAACCTCGCGCGCACGATCGCGGCGCTGAAGCTCAAGTACGTCGTGATCACGAGCGTCGACCGCGACGACCTGCGCGACGGCGGCGCCGGCCACTTCGTCGAGTGCATCCGCGAAGTGCGCGAGCAGTCGCCGCAGACCCGCATCGAGATCCTGACGCCGGACTTCCGCGGCCGCCTCGATCGCGCGCTCGCGATCCTCAACGCCGCGCCGCCCGACGTGATGAACCACAATCTCGAAACGGTGCCGCGCCTGTACAAGGAAGCGCGCCCCGGCTCGGACTACGCGCATTCGCTGAAGCTGCTGAAGGATTTCAAGGCGCTGCACCCGGACGTCGCGACGAAGTCGGGCCTGATGGTCGGCCTCGGCGAGACGCCCGAAGAGATCCTGCAGGTGATGCGCGATCTGCGCGCGCACGACGTCGACATGCTGACGATCGGCCAGTACCTGCAGCCGTCCGAACATCATCTGCCGGTGCGCGAGTACGTGCATCCGGATACGTTCAGGATGTACGAGGACGAGGCGTACAAGATGGGCTTCACGCACGCGGCCGTCGGCGCGATGGTGCGGTCGAGCTATCACGCCGATCTGCAGGCGCACGGCGCCGGGGTGGTTTGA
- a CDS encoding 3-hydroxyacyl-CoA dehydrogenase NAD-binding domain-containing protein: MNQQASHETGCVTRERRDKVLVVTIDHPPVNALSAAVRRGLVDALDAADADAAVAAVLIVGAGRNFIAGADIREFGKPPVPPLLPDVCNRIETSGKPVVVALHGATLGGGLEIALAAHYRIAVPGAKLGLPEVRLGLLPGAGGTQRTPRLIGAKAALDLMLSGRHASAEEALTLGLIDRLAHSDDTLAEGLAYAQELLAAGAPVRRTRDAQGLADRAAAEAALDAARADVAKKSRGLFSPAKIVDAVAAALAQPFDEGLRAERRLFLECLDSPQRAGLVHAFFAEREAAKSPETRRGAPRPVERIGVVGGGTMGAGIAVAALDAGLPVTMIERDDASLERGRAHVEKVYAGLVAKGRMTPAAQAARLARFKGGTSYDALAQADVVIEAVFEDMAVKKAVFAELARVCKPGAVLATNTSYLDIDEIAASVERASDVIGLHFFSPANIMKLLEVVVPAQVSADVVATAFELAKKLKKIPVRAGVCDGFIGNRVLAVYRTAADYMMEDGASPYQIDRAVREFGFPMGPYQVVDLAGGDIGWATRKRRAPTRDPRLRYVEIPDRLCERGWFGQKTGRGYYLYPDGARVGTPDPEVEAIIDDERAKRGVTPRAFTDEEIIRRYLAAMINEGANVVHEKIALRPLDVDAVFLHGYGFPRYRGGPMHYADTVGLANVLADIRAFANEDPVFWKPSPLLVDLVARGATFASLNRID, translated from the coding sequence ATGAATCAGCAGGCATCCCACGAAACCGGCTGCGTCACGCGCGAGCGGCGCGACAAGGTGCTCGTCGTCACGATCGACCATCCGCCCGTCAACGCGCTGTCCGCCGCCGTGCGGCGCGGTCTCGTCGACGCGCTCGACGCGGCCGACGCCGACGCCGCGGTCGCCGCCGTGCTGATCGTCGGCGCCGGGCGCAACTTCATCGCCGGCGCGGACATCCGCGAATTCGGCAAGCCGCCCGTGCCGCCGCTCTTGCCCGATGTCTGCAACCGGATCGAGACGAGCGGCAAGCCCGTCGTCGTCGCGCTGCACGGCGCGACGCTCGGCGGCGGCCTCGAGATCGCGCTCGCCGCGCACTACCGGATCGCCGTGCCGGGCGCGAAGCTCGGCCTGCCGGAAGTGCGGCTCGGCCTGCTGCCGGGCGCGGGCGGCACGCAGCGCACGCCGCGCCTGATCGGCGCGAAGGCCGCGCTCGACCTGATGCTGAGCGGCCGGCACGCGTCGGCCGAGGAGGCGCTGACGCTCGGCCTGATCGATCGGCTCGCGCACAGCGACGACACGCTCGCCGAAGGGCTCGCGTACGCCCAGGAACTGCTTGCGGCTGGCGCGCCCGTGCGCCGCACGCGCGACGCGCAAGGGCTTGCCGATCGCGCGGCGGCCGAAGCGGCGCTCGACGCCGCGCGCGCCGACGTCGCGAAGAAGTCGCGCGGGCTGTTCTCGCCGGCGAAGATCGTCGACGCGGTCGCCGCCGCGCTCGCGCAACCGTTCGACGAGGGCTTGCGCGCCGAGCGCAGGCTGTTTCTCGAATGTCTCGACAGCCCGCAGCGCGCGGGGCTCGTTCACGCGTTCTTCGCGGAGCGCGAGGCGGCGAAGTCGCCGGAGACGCGCCGCGGCGCGCCGCGCCCGGTCGAGCGGATCGGCGTCGTCGGCGGCGGCACGATGGGCGCGGGCATCGCGGTCGCCGCGCTCGACGCCGGCCTCCCGGTGACGATGATCGAGCGCGACGACGCATCGCTCGAGCGCGGCCGCGCGCACGTCGAAAAGGTCTACGCGGGCCTCGTCGCGAAGGGCCGGATGACGCCCGCCGCGCAGGCCGCGCGCCTTGCGCGCTTCAAGGGCGGCACGTCATACGATGCGCTCGCGCAGGCCGACGTCGTGATCGAAGCGGTGTTCGAGGACATGGCGGTGAAGAAGGCCGTGTTCGCGGAGCTCGCGCGCGTCTGCAAGCCGGGCGCCGTGCTCGCGACGAACACGTCGTATCTCGACATCGACGAAATCGCCGCGAGCGTCGAGCGCGCATCCGACGTGATCGGCCTGCATTTCTTCTCGCCCGCGAACATCATGAAGCTGCTCGAAGTGGTCGTGCCGGCGCAGGTGAGCGCGGACGTCGTCGCGACCGCGTTCGAGCTCGCGAAGAAGCTGAAGAAGATCCCGGTGCGCGCGGGCGTATGCGACGGCTTCATCGGCAACCGCGTGCTCGCCGTCTATCGGACGGCCGCCGACTACATGATGGAAGACGGCGCGTCGCCGTATCAGATCGACCGCGCGGTGCGCGAATTCGGCTTCCCGATGGGGCCGTACCAGGTCGTCGACCTCGCGGGCGGCGACATCGGCTGGGCGACCCGCAAGCGTCGCGCGCCGACGCGCGATCCGCGGCTGCGCTACGTCGAGATCCCGGACCGCCTGTGCGAGCGCGGCTGGTTCGGCCAGAAGACGGGCCGCGGCTACTACCTGTATCCGGACGGCGCGCGCGTCGGCACGCCGGATCCGGAAGTCGAGGCGATCATCGACGACGAGCGCGCGAAGCGCGGCGTGACGCCGCGCGCGTTCACGGACGAGGAAATCATCCGCCGCTATCTCGCCGCGATGATCAACGAAGGCGCGAACGTCGTGCACGAGAAGATCGCGCTGCGCCCGCTCGACGTCGACGCGGTGTTCCTGCACGGCTACGGCTTCCCGCGCTATCGCGGCGGCCCGATGCACTACGCGGATACGGTCGGCCTCGCGAACGTGCTCGCCGACATCCGCGCGTTCGCGAACGAGGACCCGGTCTTCTGGAAGCCGTCGCCGCTTCTCGTCGATCTCGTCGCGCGCGGCGCAACCTTCGCGAGCCTGAACCGCATCGACTGA